Within Quercus lobata isolate SW786 chromosome 5, ValleyOak3.0 Primary Assembly, whole genome shotgun sequence, the genomic segment CATTTCAGGCACTCTTGTTTGCATTGTATAAGTAAGATTTTATTGGTTCAGTTTTCATTCTTTAGCTTTCTATTCTCAGGTTGAAGCAAAAAAAGCTGTCCCTAGAGATGATCAGAACATTCTGAACAGAAACAATAGCAGCATTCAAGGGTCTCCTGGTCCTGCTCGCACAAAGAAGATTTTTGTGGGAGGCTTAGCATCCACTGTCACTGAGAGTGATTTTAAGAAGTACTTTGATCAATTTGGGACAATTACAGATGTGGTGGTGATGtatgaccaaaatacacaaaGGCCTAGAGGATTTGGGTTCATTACATTCGACTCTGAGGAAGCAGTGGAAAATGTGTTGTACAAAACTTTTCATGAACTCAATGGTAAACTGGTTGAAGTTAAACGAGCTGTCCCAAAAGAATTATCTCCAGGGCCAAGTCGGGGCCAATTGAGTGGACATAACTATGGTCTGAGTAGAGTTAGCCTCCTTAATGGTTACAATCAGGGATACAATCCAAGCTCAGTTGGGGGGTATGGACTTAGATTGGATGGTAGATTTAGTCCAGTTACAATTGGTCGTAGTGGATTTCCTCCATTCAGTCCTGGATATGGAACAGGACCAAATATTGAGCCCGGGTTGAGTCCAAACTACGGGGGAAATGCAAACCTCAGTTCTAATCTTGGCTTTGGACAGGGATCAAACCCTTTATATAGTGGAAATTCAAATAGGAATGTTAACCCCATTGGGTATGGTGGGGGCAATGGAGGAAATAATTCAATGTTAAGTTCATCAAGCCGTACACTGTGGGGGAATGGGAGTCTTAATTATGCTACTAATGCCACAAATCCTAGTGCTTTACTAGGCTCTGGAAGTGCAAATTCTAGAATAGGTCCTTTTGACAATATTGGAGCACTTTGGAGTTCCTCTCTTAACTCAGGTATAGGTGGAGGTGCTGGTTCAACCTATGGTAGTGGCAGTCTTAGTTATGGCAGTGGAGAAATCAATTTTGGTTCAGGAGGGGTTGCGTATGGAAGAAACAGTGGAACCAGTGTTGCACCAGCATCATCACATGCTGCATCAAAGGGTAGTTACAATGGGGCTTCTGAAGAAATTTATGAAGGTCTGTTTTATGGGGAGCCTACTTGGCAATCATCATTTTCAGAGCTAGAGGGTTCTGACTCATTTGGTTATGGGTTTGGAAATGCAGCTTCAGatgttttaagtaaaaactCTGGTGGTTATGTTGGTGGTTATAGTGTTAACAATAGACAATCAAATAGAGGTGAGATCTGTTTCCTTTGAATATAATCCTTATTCCATCCCCCCCTCAATGTTAAATCTTCTGCTTTTTATTatcggtttttaaggcttctTAGCAAAGTTAATTGATAGTGTCAAACCTAGGTTTATTACATTCACAATATAAATGATACTTGTCTTCTCTGAGCATATGCATCAGTCATGGCTTCTGGCTCTATCATGCTGAAGAGTCCTATCAATtgtataattttgtttattttagggGCAATTACACTTGACCACCCCAAACTATACCCCCGTTTGCATTTACAACCATGATCTTTTAGAATGCACaattaccaccctaaactataactTGTGTTTCACTTTGCACCCTACAGTCAATTGGTTTGTTAACTTATACAGAAAAGTCTTTCACGTGTGACTCACGTGACCTATGCATACATGGCACCTCATGAAAATATGAATTGCCTCAATCCCTTAAAACAAAGGTTATGTGGCATTGCAATGGTTAGATCTgtttaacaattttgttttaaggGATTGAAGAGAAGCAATTGAATCTTTTCATGTGGTGCCACATATGCAAAGGTTACATGAGTCGCACGTGACATGCTTTTCTGTTCAAGTTAACAACCCAATTGACAGTAGGATGCAAAGTGAAGCACGGGTTATAGTTTAGGTGGTAATCATTCATTCTTAAAGTTCAAGGTGGTAAGTGTAAATGGGGTATACTCTAGggtagtaaagtgtaattttcccatAATTTAACTGCCATATATGGTACCATTCTTTATCTATTACTGGAACATTTAAATTTAGGCCATTTCAGTTGAGCATTAGTTCTGTTAGCTGATGATCTGCTAGCAGAGCATATGGGTTTATCATGTTGGCCAACTGGGTTTGAAATTTAGCTCAGTTGTTTGTGTGCTGGTCCATATTAGTTAGTGTATGACTATGACATGCACTTCACATCAAATTTGGTCTACTGATGGaaagtatatatattacacCCTCTCAGCCAACCACCCATCTATTCACTGAATGTCAATCACAAGTTACCTATATACACCATCAATTATTAATCTGATTTGAAAAAGATTATTTGTGTTATTCAATGCTTTTCGGTGGTATTTACATGCTTTTGATCAACATTGATACAGGAATTGCTGCCTAGGAAGATTATGATATGGATGTCCAAAATTATTGTAGGTGAAGTGTAATTGGTGAAGGTAAAGTACTGTGAACCTTCGTACATTTTCCTTGTTGAGATACAGTATACAAAAAATTGTGATTAGAGCTAATTGGTTCGCCTGTATTGAAGAACTCTTCATATAGAGCAGATACAGGGGATTTCTTTTCAGTTTGAGGTTGGGTTTATATAGGTTTCTTCCTTGGAGTTTGTTTGAAATGTATAATCAGATTTTTGAGTTTATACAGATTTATTGTATCATGCATCTATGTTGACACAGCCATACAGAAACaagcaagaattttttttcccacttttctttttctgctgTAATATCCAGCAAAATTGCTGTTTCTTGTCTTTTGGCATGTTGTTTCCATGCAAGTTTTCCTTAACAAGTTTAAGCTTCATTAATGGAGAATGCCGCTCCTCTTGCTTTATTCATAGTATCATTTTAACAGCGTATTATTCTCTATAAGGATGTGGATGCTTTTATGGAAACCATGGAGGTCATATTGTTGAGATTTGGTAGGGTGCAAAAGTTAGAAAATTACTAGTTGTTGAGGGAGGTTTTGATTAATTATCCCTGAATGCATGCCAAGATCACCCATattgttgacttttttttttttgagaaacacccATATTGTTGACTTGGTTTCTAGTGATTGTGGTTAGTATATCTGAAATGAAAGATGCTTggatattttacaaaatttaccAAATAGAGCTTACAAAATGATGCAAcaccaatcaccaaaaaaaaaaaaatttgtaacacTCATTAATCAGGTAATTGGAGCTCATTGCATACATTGTCACGttaggttattattattattaattttaaaaaaaaattaaagaaagttaGTTGGTAAGATTTATGTAGTACATTTACATTTTTCTTGTGAAAGTGTCCCtaccatttttctttaaaacttagGCCAGTGTTAAGGCGTAGACATGTGCCACGTTGGCAATTAGAGAAATGCATGATGGTTATGGGAATTGTAGGATATTATATTCTAAAGTTTTTAGGGTAATTTTACTAGAGTAATTGTACggatataacaaattttataaaaaaaaaaagtttgacaaaGTGGTATccatcacaaaattattttcttggcttatcaagttataaaaaaataaaaaataaaaaaaattgtatatagaaaagaaaaaaattgaaactactttttctttagatataaaaaagtgatgtaaggGATATTACAAATTCAACAATGTTATAGTATATCGAATTTCACAACTTGTTAATGTGGCAAATTGTGATTAGTGCAATATCGCGTTCACATGGATTATTTCTAACACCACTTTCATTGTACTTTAATCACAATCTAATATCTTAGcagttgtgaaatttattatgatattatGTCATTATGGTTATGAAAATTTGGTATATAATTCTTAgtttttacaaactaatgtaaactttgattatatacatatataaccAAAGTTTACATTAGTTGTAAAAACTAAacgatttttttattataagggcaaaatttagctacaaaattagttgtagcgtAAAACTATAActttatttaatatctttttattgaaggtgaattttgacaaatccaccatttgATTACATATTCTTCATATATcttttatacttgcaaaatttctagaaaattaaaaatcaatagctagtcatcaataaattgtttaaattgcaagtttttgtaatttaaaattatacataaaatataagcttatagatcatatagtaaataatatcaaattgacacaaaatttgacatgtgtattaagagtgcaaagaacatataattcaacggttagattttcaaaatatatagtaatatttattttattaagtaaagttgtagtcttggctacaaccaattttgtagctaaactttcttcttattataatattgatatgtcattaattatattcactagcacatcaatttgtaaaccTTTTAGAGTAAATTAGTAGTAGCTATAACATTTTCTAGGTGCAATACAATCAAACCCAACTTATTTTTATGATTCTATATGATCAAAATAAACTAGAACACAATTTCCCTTCAAATCAATTTATTAACTTAAACTAAAGTAGGTTAAGTTGTGCCCTTTATTCACATAGAATAGATCATAAAAGATGACATATGCATGAAAGTGGCCAATGCATGATTCCTTTCATGAGTCCTACGGTTTTGCAAGTGGCCCACCCACTTGACTTGGCAAGATCTATGCTTTGGGGTCATGCAAAAAACCCAAATAGTCTTTAATCGTACCTTCCAAACCATACTCCTATTAATCTCCATTTAAATTGCATGAGCTTGGGGTACacataaaagaataaagaatgttAGAAAATGTGTGTAATGGGCCCAGAAAGGGTTAGGCTTTGCTTTGCATTGGGCTTTAACAATATTCACAAAAATAGCTATCGACACCTAATTTATGATCAAATGActtatttaaatgatttaataaGTCATGATATTTAATATATGTGAGTAATATTACAAACCATCATAAAATGTATTAGAAGAGATTTTTCTAAactaatttaaagaaaaatttacaagcttaattaataaaataagtcaaaaaaaaaaaaaaaaaaaaagctagaagataaacttttaagttttaaccaaCATTGGTATCATGAGAAGATTTTAAGGGCAGCCAACCACATTCCGTGTAGACCACTGTTTACACTGAAATCCTATTTTCTGTGTTAGAAAATGAATCAAtttggcaaaaatgcaaaattgaccctttaactttttgtttttttttttcattttagtcctctgacattcagttttgtcattttagtcttctaactttcaattgttgtcaaTTTGGTATTTCCGTTAAACTCCAATTATGTTCTGCCGTTAATTGAGCCAAAACTACGCCgttttggctcttttttttttttttttttttttttataataaatttcagaatttaaagaaaattaaaaaaaaaaaaatttttgtgatGAAAACCCAGTTCGAAACTGCAACCAACACCGATAAAACCTCGGTGGAGTTGAAGTTGAGGACATGGGTTTTCTTTTGCGGGGACCACGCGCTAAGGCTGAGGTTGACGTCGGCGCGGCGGAGCACGGCGCAGAAGCTGACGGTGGCGGCGAAGACTATGAGGAGGAGAGTGCTGAATAGAGGGCGGACGGAGCATTTTTGTGGGTGTGGCAGTTTCATGGGTTTTGCTGAAGACGGGATGTTGAAAGATTGAATCTTGGGTCAGGGTCAGATCCATTGTCTTCTTCAGTTTTAGGAGTGTTCTTGGACATTGGAAGAGATGGGATGTTGAAAGATTGAATCTTGGCATGAAATGGTGGAAAGAAAGCTGAAACTTTTTTGTGAGAGATTGATGAGTAGCTAGTTTCCTGAAAGTGGTAGTGGgagttttgttgttgttgtgtatTGGGTTTACAATGTGGTGGATttggtttgagtttgagaagTATGTAGGAAATTTACCAGCGAGTGATTTGGGcgtggctcttttttttttttttttttttttttttaaattttctttaaattccgaaatttattaaaaaaaaaaaaagaaaagaagccaaaacAATGTAGTTTTGGCTTAATTAACGGCAAGACATAACTGGAGTTTAACGGAATATCAAATTGACAACAATTAAAAGtaagaggactgaaatgacaaaactgaaaattaggactgaaatgaaaaagaccgaaagttagagggtcagttttgcatttttaccAATCAATTTTCATTTCGCGGTTTGTGAATTATATTGCTGGTACTCTCTACCCTTAGAGGCTCCTCTTCTGAGAGCACATAAATTGAGAATGCCAATTCATCTTCAAAACCTGTATCTCAAGTTTGTGTGGCTGTCAAGGATTCTTCATGGTGATTTATGATGTGCTAATCTCTCGTTGCTTCTTTTGGTTAGAGAGTGGGGGAAAGAGGTAGGGATGGAGAATTTAATAAACTATAGTTATGCCCTGAGGATACATGGACCAAAACTTAAAACTATACCACCTTtagtgtgtgtttatatatatatatatatatatatagagagagagagagagagagagagagagagaaccttcatagtatttactatttagcaTACTTGAAATTTGCTAGTAAAAAAATAGTTCCTTTGTATAATTattcccaatttttatttttggaactttatttttacatttaaatataTCTAAACCGAAATTCTGATTCATATTAATTTCTTGGAAGggtaaaaaatatacatttagAGGACAAGAGACTACgtctttgttttttgaaatagtGAGCCTCGTATGTCTTACattatggaaaaataataattaagtttttaattaGCAATGAATAGGAAAGGGCAGGGGCAATGGAGTTTGGCGTCTACAATTGAAGATAGTGCAGGTATATACAATTGAAGATAGTGCAGGTATATACAATGCACCCACTTGATGGTGCAAAGAATATCAGAATTGTGTAGAAAATATCTATGGCTAAGAATTAGGAATTGTATTACTGAAGATTAATATGATTACAAGAATGAGTCTCTGTTTATATACTCATAAAGCTCAATGGAATAGATAAGTGGCTGCAACATcgtttcatatttttttctgaaatcTTGTTACCAAAGTGACACCATTTCTTGCTTCGTTTTGCTTATGacagttagaactattctctgGTTTTACAGATGGGTCTCACGTCTAGTAAAATATTAGTCTTCGAAGTGATACATTAGCAATGATAAGGTTTTATGTTATATCATCTTGGGTAAAACGCAAGTCCAATATATcaagtttttcaattaaattcaaacacatgacTACATtgacttttattttcattgagCGCTGGAATTGTCCACGTCGTTTAATGACTAATGATTATAAGTTAATACTTGCAAATGAAATGATGTGATTCATGCATTCtctaacaacaacaaaagatgATGTAATTCATGTGAATCAGGGTCACACTGGAAAAGATTAGATGGGGTGGAGCTTTTGGTCGGCATGCTGAAAAATTGGTGTTGTGCCAATCTCCAAGAATTTTAAGACTCCAGTTATATCGATTGATTTTTACTGCACAAATTTCTAATTATCCTGAACAATTTTTTTGGCTGAGTACATGCATATTCTTAAAAGTTCATTCTATTCTTATTACGAGCATACAAGAATAACACCAGTGTTATACGAGGGAAAAGGGTCCATACAGTCTATATTATTTGTGTGTCACGACACAACATAAATTACCTACATGGCTACATACAAAATATGATTCTCACCATCTCATCCTTCACCTTAATCTTAACAGGGGATGAAACACCATTTGTGTTTATATAATGTGATAgagggtaaaaaataaaaaggaaaaaaagaatcaaactcaGTTTTGAGGACCACCTAATGCGAAATAAAGCACAACACAGTAGTAGAATTTGAACATCgtataatatgattttcttaatCCCCCTTCAGGTCATTTACATGTCTACTCTAATTTCTCTTCAACCGTTCTTAATCAAGAACAAGTGAAGATGAATTTTACTCATTTAACATCTCAAGAAATTTGGTCACATGGAGAATTAGAAATGTGGGATACCTGACTGGAAtggaaaaccaataaaagagCAAATCTAACTAGTGTAGGTCTAAAATGAGCAACACCAACCTTTTTTAGGCTCTACGGATGCTTCACCCTGTAAAACCACAGTTCTTCCATTTCCCATCCAGGTAGGATCCTGTTTCTTGAGCTCTTGAGATATCATAACTTTCCGGCTTAATATGTTATAGATCTCTTTCACAATTGTCTGAAAAGCAGCAGCTACATTGGAGGAATCAAGAGCAGATGTTTCCATGAAAAACAAGCCCTCTGCTTCTGCCAAGGCCTTTCCTTCAGAAGTGGAAACCTCCCTGGCATCCTTAAGATCAGACTTGTTGCCAACAAGTATAGTTACTACGTTCATATCAGAGTGAGCTGTTCAGCAGCAGAACCACCCAATCAATCCTCAGTTAATCcgatttaaagaaaaaatgcaagataatattctctttctttctttctttcttttctctctctcagtgCAAGATGATCTAATGTAGCCACCAGAGTACAAACAACTATCACTGATCAAAAAGAGTACAAACAACAATTGTTACAGAAGCATTGCAAAGGAATGGAACCCATCATTATAGACCCATTTCCTAAATCCATCTAGAATCTGACAAGTTGTAAGGAGTAAATAGAGACctcaggaaaaaagaaaagtgaaataaTACAATTCACAATTCAGAATCACAGCCTTTGAATGCACATGTAAAATGGGATCATTAGTAGGGATGGCATGGCAATAGGGTAGGTTAAGAAGGCcaccacccaaacccacccctCCTTGAATACATTTAGAATCTTACCTCTAAATTGTCATATGACTAAATATATTCCCAATCATACAAGAGTTTAAATCCTATAAAATTTCTGATGCACATTACTGACAATATCCATCACATATTCATATCCtattcatttctctttttttaatcttcttttgTTCTTGAATTTCTACACGTTGATACTTTAAGCTTATTTTCTGCTTGAAATAAAATCACTTTGTTGGATTAGCAGCTTGAGGGCCGAGGCTACTCAAAGAGGGGTATTGAGATGGGGATAAATATGTTCCCGCACTTCATGTATGGAACAGGTTTGGAGGGCAACTTTTGCTGGCAGGGGATTGGGGGGGGATTAAGAAATACACCCCACACTGCCCATTTCTAAATGGAATTTACTTAAATGCAAGTGATGTCTTTTAATTACAACAATAAAGTTCCCTAATTGAATGAACAggcttcctcaaaaaaaaagaaaccagaGAGAGAGGAACCAAACATCAAAACAAAGTACTATTCTTACTTTGAAGTTCATTTAGCCATCTGCCAATGCTATCAAATGTCTGGCGTCTACTGATGTCATACACCACAAGAGCTCCAACTGCACCTCTATAATATGCAGATGTAACAGCCCTGAACCGCTCTTGACCTGCTGTGTCCCAAATCTGAGCCTTGATTTCCTTTCCATTGATATCCATCTTTTGGGTTTGGAACTCTACTCCTATAGTTGACTTTGAATTAGGGTAGAACTCATCTCTAGCAAACCTTGCAAGCAAATTTGACTTCCCAACAGCTGAATCACCAATTAAAACAATCTTGAAAAGGTAATCCTCTGTTTTTTCTTCCTCTGAATAAAAAGCCATTTTCCAACCTTCAAATAATTGCCACTCTATAAAGCCATATTACATGAGCATCCCTCTAGATATTGGGTCACAACACTACCtaagaaataacaaaattatttaaacaaggaAAAGGAATTAGAGATAAAAAGAGAACAGGAGCTGAAAAGGAAACCTGGAAGGTAACATAAAGCACCAAATTGCAGTTCTGTAATTACTCAGATGCAGcataaattagaatttaatcAAATACCTATCATCTGGAGCTAACATTTTTGGTGGGTAATGGGTATGATAAATTTTGTAACTTCCAACTCCACCCTCAGCTTCTTGCCACTGATGTAAATCTATCCGGAGCTTTCTTATGTCAAATTCCAATCCGCCCCTTTAAGCAAAATGACACAGTTTCAAAGTTCCTGCATTGTCAAGAAAGCATAAGAATCTACAAAACCTCCTCTGGAGGTAATCTGTAATGTTGTTGCCTACTTTATGGGTGTACAAAAATTAAGGCTGTGTGTTTCTTTTTGGCATTGGCATTTTCTTTTCAGCTTTTTAGGTTATTTGGTCATGCACAAATTTTTAAAGACTCACTTTTTCTAAGTACAACCATATTTTAACCAActttcagggaaaaaaaaaaatcagcaaaaaAGCGAGGCCATATAAGTTTGTGCCAAACAGATACTACTAATATAAATTTATCGTATGTAGTGATCATATGGACTGACAGCCAGAAGCTGAAAATGTATAAGCAAAGTAACAAAActatcttttaaaaaagaaaaagcagaaGAAGAACAGAGATTATGTATGTGACAGTATCTATTATGCCTGCATGATGTATCTTCATATTTTCCGGCATTCATAGCAAGAGTTGGGAAACAGGAAGCATTTTCCAAAGCATTTTGGCCCTTTAAGAGAAAAAAGTGATATAATCACTACTCTAACCTTGATTCAGGATTCACCTTCAACTGACCCAATCACTTAGTGCTTTAAAGTTCAGCTATGTTTATGAATAACAGTGAGACTATTACTGCAAAAacgttgttttatttttatttttaagttacaTAAAAGCCCAATGAgttttgaacccatgaccttgCCCTCTACCCTTTCTTATGGAAGTAGGAAGAGCTCATCGGCTATTGCAAAGACATGCAAAGACATTGTATCACAAGAAGAATTTGAAAGACAGACATGAGGCACCATTACCACTGGGCTATTACTTGAACCCAAAACAATAATAAGTTGTTAACAATTGATTTCATCACATTCCTccattcaaaaattaatgaaatgagCAGTCAGAGATCTGGCTGTCATGATTAAACTGTAGTCATAGAACAAGCATACGACTGGAGAGAGATATTTGATAAAACAAATATTAAGGATAAAATCTCAATATGCAAACAACTGTGTGCTCTTACAATCTGGCAAAGAAGTACTCAAACCAATCATGCGCCACTAAACATTAAATTGGAGGAGAAAGAGACAGCCAGACTCACACAAAGAGAGATTACAAGCATCTCCCTCCTACATGGTATTCTAAGACTGCAGGCTGGCAAGATTATTAGCATCACTCActtatccccccccccccccccctccctccctTTCAAAACTCTGTTTTTTTAACCTTTCAAGCAAGCCTGAGAAATGTGCCTACCCAAATGATAATGGAGAAAACAGAATTAGTTACTGTTTGTAAATGTGACTCAATTTGGGTAACAtataatagatatatatatatatatatttttttttttttttttgggtgtgcgTGAGGCCCTTAAGCCATGTCTGATGGATGTGAAGCATGCATGGTTTAATGAATTGAGTCGTAAGTAGTATAGGATTAAATCAGTTCTgaatttaggtttttatttattttataaaggtAACATGTGGCTCATGCTGACTAATCTGTTGAGGATTCGTAGCTGACCCAAAAAAACATTTAGGACTAAGGCCTTGCTATTGTTGTGTATAGATTACAATATTTATTTCTTGTCATAGTCTACAACTCTTGAACCAAGCAAAAGAGTATGATCCACAAGTTACAGTTACTTTTGTAGTGAGAAATAAATCTGGTTGTGATGGGGAGTTGGTAGCCCATCTTCTACTTCATTGTCCTATTACACACACCTTATGGACCTTCATGCTTTAGGcttttggtattcattgggttatgccaggaTCGGTGGCGGGATTGTTATCTTGTTGGTATCagtggcttgggaagcataactcaaatatttggaatttgattccAGGGTGCTTAATGTGGATAGTCTGGTTAGAACGAAATCGTCACTCCTTTAAGAACAGGGAGAAGACGTTGGATGAGTTAAAGGTTTTATGCCAACATAGTCTTTTTGAGTGGTCTCGTTGTTGAGGCTTTACTGATTCTTCGTCTCTTCCAGAGTTTATGTTTTCCCTTAGATTATCTTTCTGATCTccctctcttttgttttgttgtttgttttatttgtttcttgttgttcatcatcatgaacaacttgtacttgtcattttttcttattaataatagttcttgtattacttatcaaaaaaaagaagtaaaccTGTTTATGCAATCTTGTGAATCAGTCCAATCAAGTTTTATGAGTTTATAAGTTTTCAATTGTCTTGGGTTTATTTCTCTGAGCCAAGTCAgtatttcattaaattttaataagacTTTAGtttattagtaaaaaattcaaaatactgAGTCCTAGTCCTAAAAGGAAGTTGACATCTAAGAATCTAAATTAATATGCTTAAGAATTCAAAGAAACAGATAATAGAACCATTTCTTTATTTAGGAATG encodes:
- the LOC115992496 gene encoding heterogeneous nuclear ribonucleoprotein 1-like, with the protein product MEMEPGKLFIGGISWDTNEDRLRQYFQCFGEVVEAVIMKDRATGRARGFGFVVFVDPTVAERVVMEKHMIDGRTVEAKKAVPRDDQNILNRNNSSIQGSPGPARTKKIFVGGLASTVTESDFKKYFDQFGTITDVVVMYDQNTQRPRGFGFITFDSEEAVENVLYKTFHELNGKLVEVKRAVPKELSPGPSRGQLSGHNYGLSRVSLLNGYNQGYNPSSVGGYGLRLDGRFSPVTIGRSGFPPFSPGYGTGPNIEPGLSPNYGGNANLSSNLGFGQGSNPLYSGNSNRNVNPIGYGGGNGGNNSMLSSSSRTLWGNGSLNYATNATNPSALLGSGSANSRIGPFDNIGALWSSSLNSGIGGGAGSTYGSGSLSYGSGEINFGSGGVAYGRNSGTSVAPASSHAASKGSYNGASEEIYEGLFYGEPTWQSSFSELEGSDSFGYGFGNAASDVLSKNSGGYVGGYSVNNRQSNRGIAA
- the LOC115992872 gene encoding ras-related protein RABA5a, producing the protein MAFYSEEEKTEDYLFKIVLIGDSAVGKSNLLARFARDEFYPNSKSTIGVEFQTQKMDINGKEIKAQIWDTAGQERFRAVTSAYYRGAVGALVVYDISRRQTFDSIGRWLNELQTHSDMNVVTILVGNKSDLKDAREVSTSEGKALAEAEGLFFMETSALDSSNVAAAFQTIVKEIYNILSRKVMISQELKKQDPTWMGNGRTVVLQGEASVEPKKGWCCSF